The following proteins come from a genomic window of Triticum aestivum cultivar Chinese Spring chromosome 6A, IWGSC CS RefSeq v2.1, whole genome shotgun sequence:
- the LOC123130981 gene encoding zinc finger MYM-type protein 1, with translation MRVFEIIVQPVETAGSTGTMSREAQFMERFLKKRRTSVQDENVGPSHENNQNDGSVPTQSDRQIDASTHEQIDVPTPPSSHGQNDASTHEPSSANTTRNSFEVEELNWEEEIQFDPGKRRSIDEYHPNQRDMVRRKYLANGPSQPRTADFEVTEICGKDRRFVREWFDEFESWLEYSESKQKAYCFCCFLFRPRKKKEAGYDAFVANGWSSWNKKYRLREHVGDINSAHNQAKRDCDALLKQKQHIYVALNNQSNAERNAYYTRLNASIDVTRVLLKQGLPFRGHDESDESLNKGNFKEFHAYTAEQNPEVKKVVAHNAPGNNQLTSSKIQKDIVECFAKEILHSVLRKIGNDVFSLLVDESRDVAGKEQMAVVLRYVGKCGSAIETLVGLTHVKETTSKYLKSAIDDLFAEYKLSFKQVRGQGYDGASNMRGEFNGLQPLIMRENSTAYYVHCFAHQLQLVVVAVVRKHKCIGNFFDMISVLMNVVSGSSKRKDLIRDKYKEQVCEALGCGLLKSGTGLNQELALQRPGDTRWSSHYRTLKSLIDMFPTVVKVLEYVEEEDKDDTNRRQACGLLVYFQSFDFVFYLQLMSTILIITNTLSLALQRKNQDIVNAINCVNSTKASLNDVRGNGWESVLQEAYVFCDKHDISKLEMEDQYVNPKKPRQKTGITNRHHYEVDCFNDVIDWLLQELDNRFNEKNSELLVCSAALSPNESFRDFNLKHLMSLAKLYPKDFDDGELRDLRHHLHLYIADVRADDRFSGLSNICELSQKMVETKKHIVYPLVYRLLKLALVLPVATATVERSFSAMRIVKTYLRNRLGDDSLKYNLICYVEKSEMRKVTNDAVIDRFEAMKERRKPF, from the exons TTGTGCAACCAGTGGAGACGGCTGGAAGCACCGGCACCATGTCAA GAGAGGCTCAGTTCATGGAAAGGTTTCTAAAAAAGAGGAGAACCTCGGTGCAAGATGAAAATGTTGGTCCGTCACACGAAAATAATCAGAATGATGGCTCGGTCCCGACACAATCGGATAGACAAATTGATGCCTCAACACATGAACAGATTGATGTTCCGACCCCGCCATCATCACATGGACAAAATGATGCCTCCACACATGAACCTAGTTCTGCTAATACTACAAGAAATTCCTTTGAAGTTGAAGAGCTCAATTGGGAAGAAGAAATTCAATTTGATCCAGGTAAAAGGAGAAGCATAGATGAGTACCATCCGAATCAGAGAGATATGGTAAGAAGGAAGTATTTGGCCAATGGCCCTTCTCAACCTCGTACTGCAGATTTTGAAGTGACAGAAATATGTGGTAAAGATAGAAGGTTCGTTCGGGAATGGTTTGATGAGTTTGAGAGCTGGCTTGAGTATAGTGAGTCCAAACAAAAAGCATATTGTTTTTGTTGTTTCTTGTTTAGAccgcgcaagaagaaagaagctggATATGATGCATTTGTTGCAAATGGTTGGTCAAGTTGGAATAAGAAATATAGATTAAGGGAGCATGTAGGAGACATCAATAGTGCTCACAACCAAGCAAAAAGAGATTGTGATGCTTTGCTGAAACAAAAGCAACACATTTATGTTGCTCTAAACAACCAAAGTAACGCTGAGAGGAATGCTTATTATACTCGACTAAATGCCTCAATTGATGTTACTAGAGTGTTACTGAAGCAAGGGTTGCCTTTTCGTGGCCACGATGAGTCTGACGAGTCTCTCAATAAAGGCAATTTCAAGGAATTTCATGCTTATACAGCGGAGCAGAATCCAGAGGTAAAAAAAGTTGTGGCCCATAATGCTCCAGGTAATAATCAGTTGACTTCTTCAAAGATTCAGAAGGACATAGTTGAATGTTTTGCAAAGGAGATATTGCATTCTGTTCTTCGGAAAATTGGCAATGATGTATTTTCTTTGCTGGTTGATGAGTCAAGGGATGTGGCTGGTAAAGAGCAAATGGCGGTGGTGTTGCGGTATGTTGGTAAATGTGGAAGTGCCATAGAGACATTAGTTGGCCTTACTCATGTGAAGGAGACAACTTCCAAGTATCTCAAGTCTGCCATTGATGATTTATTTGCAGAATATAAGTTAAGTTTCAAGCAAGTTAGAGGGCAAGGATATGATGGTGCGAGCAATATGCGAGGTGAGTTTAATGGCTTGCAACCCTTAATCATGAGAGAGAATAGCACAGCATATTATGTTCACTGTTTTGCACATCAGCTTCAGTTAGTTGTTGTGGCTGTTGTTCGGAAGCACAAATGCATTGGTAATTTTTTTGATATGATCTCAGTCTTGATGAATGTGGTCTCTGGATCTTCAAAGAGAAAGGACTTGATTCGAGACAAATATAAAGAACAAGTGTGTGAAGCTTTAGGTTGTGGACTACTAAAAAGTGGTACAGGATTAAATCAAGAACTAGCTCTTCAAAGACCCGGAGACACTCGATGGAGTTCTCACTACAGAACTCTTAAGAGTTTGATTGATATGTTCCCTACAGTTGTCAAAGTGCTAGAATATGTGGAAGAAGAAGACAAGGATGACACAAATAGAAGGCAGGCATGTGGTCTTCTTGTTTATTTCCAGTCTTTTGATTTTGTGTTCTACTTACAACTTATGTCAACTATATTGATAATCACAAACACATTATCATTGGCCCTACAACGCAAGAATCAAGACATTGTGAATGCCATAAATTGTGTGAATTCAACCAAAGCCTCCTTGAATGATGTAAGGGGAAATGGATGGGAATCTGTCCTACAAGAAGCATATGTCTTTTGTGACAAGCATGACATTTCCAAGTTGGAAATGGAAGACCAATATGTGAATCCAAAGAAGCCACGACAAAAAACAGGTATCACTAATAGGCATCATTATGAAGTGGATTGTTTTAATGATGTTATTGATTGGCTGCTTCAAGAACTTGATAATCGCTTCAATGAGAAAAATTCGGAACTACTTGTTTGCTCAGCGGCTTTGAGCCCAAATGAATCATTTCGTGATTTCAACTTAAAGCATTTGATGAGTCTAGCTAAACTTTATCCAAAAGATTTCGATGATGGAGAACTGAGGGACCTTAGACATCACCTTCATCTTTACATTGCCGATGTCCGAGCAGATGATCGCTTCTCTGGTTTAAGTAATATTTGCGAGCTCTCTCAAAAAATGGTGGAGACAAAAAAACATATTGTCTATCCCTTGGTTTATCGACTTTTGAAGCTAGCACTAGTATTGCCTGTTGCCACTGCTACAGTTGAGAGATCTTTTTCAGCTATGAGAATTGTGAAGACATATTTGCGCAATCGTCTTGGTGATGACTCCTTGAAGTACAACCTTATTTGTTATGTGGAGAAAAGCGAAATGAGGAAGGTTACTAATGATGCAGTAATTGATCGCTTTGAAGCCATGAAAGAACGTAGGAAACCATTTTAG